The genomic region aaggaaaaaaaattacttcaaaatcttgttttaaatagaataaaattacaagggaagaaaactaaaaaaagaaatcaaaacagAGTAAGAGACATTCTAACATCTACTTATGGTTTTAAGAATGAtatggaattattttaaaatattttatgaaaatccaTTTCTATGATCATATGCAACCCATAAAACAGAACATGGGACATGCACTCTTATTAACCACTAGAAacactttaagaaaaatattatgccACATAAATTACAAGGAGTGTATCCACTCAACAAAACCTCTAATAAATGTAACATAGctgtaaacttaaaataattttttgtgatGCAATATACATTACTACTCATATTAAAGTATCTAAAACACTGATTAAGCTGTGCTAAGCAGTTTTTGAGTGAACAGCTATTGTTTAATAGTATTACATATGACACTAATAGGATACAGTCTACAGTTACCTACAGCCCTGAGTAAACAAGTTGAGAAAACAAATAGTTTGACAAAGAGCAGACATTCCTAGCTCAATTCTTGAACAAAGTAAAGGTTTCCTTACTAAACCTCACTTGGTATTATTTCAGGTATAATAATATTCCAAAACGTTTGTTTAGTTACAAAAAGTTGTATATATAATTTGACatcttaaatgttaaaatatatttgttgcagATATGCAGACTGAAAACTGGATCACAGTAGGGTATGTAATGTATGTAGTACCATTTAGATCTAAAACTATTTCCACTATACAGATACCAGTTTCATTCAGGAAATAACCATTTTGATGACAGTAAGCATTTAAGGCTTACATATGCAGTGAAATTTAAAGTTTCTCATACGATTATTTTTTACCAATCCTGTACTTTCATGATCACCTagaataactaaaaacatttacCTACACCAAATCAATTTTAAGTTAGGGCACTAAGAAACACATGTAAAGAGaggaaaactttataataattaattgaatTTATTGCTatcaattattaaaaaacattaaatatcttttcatttaattaatgttttcagaTACACCTTAAAAGTGATAATTAGATACCTGTTGTAGCCTGGAGTGGATCTTGATTAGCAGATGATGAAAGTTGTAAGTTATTTGTGATTGTATTGAAACCAAGCCATGCCCATCCTGAACCTTGAACAGTCACAGCCATATTTGACATCCGAGTTTTAAAGTTCTCAAAACTTCCAAAATCAGATTTAATTAAATGCATCAAATCACCTACAAAATATCGGAGgtataagaaaatgaaacaatttgCTCAGCCACTAGAATAACAGTAATGTTGTAACAACTAAAGGCATTCTGTAGGTTTAAACAGCACTCAATTTtaacaactgtaatattttttgtcCCAAAATTCATTAATTACAGACAACATTATAAATCACTCAACACacattataaaaaacaatcaGTAAAACATATCCCCaacaatttactttttttagtTTGACACTTGTGTGGCAATACAGTTCATGAGTATGTGGATTTGACaattaagtttttttgttgttttttttttgacaaacaaaatttgttttttcaaatagtGACCTATTGAGTTTGAGTAAGACCTtctgttttaaactatttacagCACCAAAATGGATTGCTGCAGAAGGATGGACATCATTGTTGCTATATAATCTCCACCATTTTGGTCAGAttgatgaaagaaaaaaagcttACAAATCTAAATAAACTATACTTTAAGTACCTCAAAACTTGTGGAGAAACTGATAACCCTTTGAAGGAATAACTCAGCAATTGTTATGgaaacattttcataattataatggtatatttatgttttaaaacatgaaataaaacattatacaatttgtaatttttattgtttcatacatcaaattacattgtacaaaaatatcacacaaaaataATGATTGATGTATGTGTACATTGTGCCTTAGAACAAAAGTATATACTAATCCTCAATAATGTGGAACAGATGCATTTTCCTTGGCTATATATTCACATCTAACCCTTCACATAGAACTGCAAAAAAGGAAGAACtagtataaattatgcttttactTGTATAAAAGGATTTTCTCTCTAATATTCtagaaaagttaaaacaatgGATGTTGGAGAATACTTAACACCTGTAAAGTATGTTTCACATACttatattaagataaataaataatatacatggaTGCAGTAAGCCTAAATATCTTGTTCACACATTATTTTTGAGTTTTACAGAAAGGTAAATGCACTTACCAAACATATTTCATCAAGacataaataacttgttttagtGGTTTCGAAGCAATGTAgcaaaaacaatgttacaaaaagAAATTTCTATATAGGGACTAAACATTACTTTGAGAGTGAAAACATTAAAgctaattataacaaaataaataaatgaattaaaatatacaatctAGCAAACAAGAAACTTGAGAAAACTCCCTCACCATCTGGTTCACCTCCTCCATTTGGTGACAAATTTTGCCAAAAGATGGAGTGGTTGATGTGTCCCCCTCCATTAAATCTTAAAGCTGGCTGCAAAGCAATTATGCTTGTTATGTCACCTGCATTAGGAGGGGAAAATTGTTTTAAGTTCAGTATATAATCAAAGAATACCTACAGGGGGAAAAGCACAAATATTTTATACGTAGCACAACTATGAATACAAGGAGCATGTCAAAAGACAAGACTTgagaaaatacaattttaagcatttctattCTTTACCACAATAAATGGtatatttatacagaaatgaaaGAGAATAATCACAGTATATTACTCGTTGGTTCACTGCTTTCTTCCACTCATCCTGATCCTCTTCCACTTCATGTGGCTCTAAAACATTTCTCAAGAAACATttgtagttttgttaaaaatgatcAAAGCATATtcctatgtatttttatattacctGAATCAGAAAGCAACCACAAATATTGCTTTTATGGATCCTTTCCAGAAACTAATGCAAATTCACATTCATATGTCAATACATCAAAACCAAGATATTTTTACATACAACTGAAACCATAATCCACAAACAAGATGACTACACATGTTGCAGTGAactatttttgaatttcaaactatatttcaaaatatctgtAGATTTACAGATgccaatatttattaaataaaatatgttgccTGGGATACAAAGAATTAATAATTAACAGATTTtctgagtttttatttttttttaagtttttggtCCTCCAGATAAGTTATTGATGTTACACAAAAACAGTGTGATACTCAAAAATCacagtaaaaaacaaatacagatcGGTGCtcttaaataaagaaaaagaatatgCAAACAAGTTTGTCATACAACTACAAAACAACTGTATTAATGTATGGAGGAAAATGTAGAAATACAgtgaaaaatttgtaaaatgaaacTGGAGAGGTAATATATATATGGAACAGAACACAGTTGAGGCATATCATCAAGTAgggtaacaaacaacaacaacagttcaCTTTTTAGGGAGCAATTTAATAAAATCCAATACATTATTCAAGTACCATAAAATGGAAATCAATATTACAAAAAAGGTCATACTGACATGGTTTCAACATCAACATATTGATGTCACACCTGTTACCAAATTATGTACAACTATTAACTGCACACCTAGCCAGTTTATAGACAGTGTCATGGTACTTTACTCACTCCACTTTGAAGATTTACAGTATTAATTGATAAGTATTCAAATTTTTAAAGGCAAAGAAGCACAGTTGTGCTACAGAATGGTTATGTTTAAGATgcacacaaaaataaagaaaacactgcAGTGTGGTTAATTTtcaaaaagcaaataataaatttaagttttgcATTAATTTCACCCTTTAACAGCATTATTGATATTAATGCTTATGCAATAGTCAGgaatagaaattatatttaaatgatttaatgCATTTTAGTCTTAAGATAAATTGGACTTAAATTATGAATGTAACTTAACAAATAGTTGTCACCAGTCTTTTACAATTAGACTCCTTTTATGTATCACCAATCCTTTACTAAACAAGGAACAGTCCAACTCTTTAGAACACATTTGATAGCAAACATTAGcaacagttattaataaagtTGGGTAATTAACTCAATTAACAGAATCTATAAACATCAATTAATTCAATGTTACAATTAAAATACTGACATTACGATttcttatttttgattatttgaagATTGTTTAGCTTTAATATGACTCACAATAAACAATCAACtcattaaaattagttttcaatTATCACTTTTccattattccaactatccaagtctCATGGGAATAAAAAACTAATGAGCCTGACAAATAAGTTATCAATTCTACTAACTgtcagttttaataattaaaatagagtTCTTGATATATGAAATGACAGATAGAAAAACCTGTTTCAGAATTTTAATGGTGACCTTTCAGTGCACTTTTATGGATCTTTACCAGAAACTAATGAAAATTCATGTGCGTATGTCAATATGTCATTTACAAAATTTTTCTTAGCAGACACTTGCACAAAATGTTATATAATCCAGATATCAAATTAAAAAGAACCTGTTGCCTTATTTCACTGAAAACTTAAATACTTACTTTTAGCTTGTGCTTCAGCTAATTTTTCTTCTGCAATGTTAAGATTGTTCACATATGTTGCATGGTGTTTCTGATGATGAAGATGCATTATTTCTGCTGAAATCACTGGTTCAAGAGCATTGTAATCATATGGCAAATCTGGCAGAGTGTGTTTTGCACAGTGTTGGCCACAAGCAGCTGACACCAAGCTAAAACcactgaaacaaaaacatgatacaGTAATAATTCAAACTAAAAACTTGTGCATAAAATGCTAGTTGTCAGACCTGGATAACCTTTGACCTTTATCATCCACTCAACGAAACTTTATTCAGTTACCTTCAAATCAACACACGTTCTACATCCTCATTTATAAATTCTTAAAGtgctttgttattaaatattttgactcTTAAAATGTCTGTTCACCAAGTTTTCATCATACCTTTAATCttggtatattttaaacataactgtCACTAACCATATACTATTTATTCACTTCCTTCATTAAATACAGATCTTAAAATACTTCATGGTCTATCAAACTGCTtaaaatttactataaaataatttaaaatgaacacTGTAGAAATTCACTTTTAATACCTAGAATTTTATATCCAGGTGTAAAAAATGATTTAGTACAGAATGgtaaatgaaatttaattgtataccaaatattaaaaatatcttattgcACACAACTTACCAGTACATTATAAGGATGTGTCATACAATGTTTTACAGCCAGTgaaatttcttcaaataaattattagacCATGTTGTACACACCTGGTTAAAATTAAGATTCtacaatataaaaagttaaaatcagaAATGATATTAATAGCTTTTTAGAAGGCAAAATTGGCCAATTTGAGATACAACTCAACACAAACTAAAGCTTAGCTGTAGTAACACATCTAACTGatgtttattttgtatctaaTACAATTTGTATGACATGACAAGAGTAGTTCCAAAAAAATGTTAAGATTTTAAATGGGAAGCTCTACCCACACTAGTTGTATTAATTTAGTAGAAATACCATGAAAGGTCCACATGCTTCCAAGTCtatcaaaataacttatttttaaaaggaTAACAGAAATTACCATTGTGTGTTAAATGATTTAGTACTGCACAGTAATGTAGGCCctggaaaacaaaaaaagatgtGTAGCTGTGAATGAGAAATTAAGACTAATCTATCATGAGCAGCTTCCCCCCCCCTTTAGTTATgcattatgttaaatatttaagatgcaatattaatataaaatattagttttcagGGAGGGCCATGAGTGTACAATGTACAGAACTTTTTGTTGGTTATGTACCAACTAAATCCTTATAATATACCATTAGTTATCTTATTCCCCAGTTCTTGTTATGAAAATTAGTCCTTTGATGAACAGTTGCATGTTCTGAAGTGCAAATGATTGACAACTGAGCCTATACATGTTCACACACAAACATGGTATTTAGAACAAGtaaattaatactatttttttataaatgaataaaacatcaCCATGTTGCCAGGTAATACTAAAACTTGTCTGTACAGAATCTAGAAACAAATCCAAGCAATTTTAATAGAGATATTTGTCACATATGGCTGTGGTAGAAATATGGTAAGAAAAATTAAGCACTGGAAGACATGCAGATCTTTACAAGTAGCATAACAGTATCAAAAACAGCATAGAATATAAGACCTTATCACATGATCCACTCTGTATTACCTTAAGCTTATGCATATGACCTTGATCTCAGCCTAATGAGTGATAAAGATTTCAAACATGCCATACTAATAAACATCTTTAAAGTGTGTGCTACCTTCATTCTTACCAGATTTAAGATATGTGGGAAGCTCTCAGATTTCTCATTTCATTCCATCAAGTGATTGTGATGCTAAAGAagctttcaaaatgttttttttttcagaagactGATCAAGCCTAACTTAGCAACTTAACAACACACTGATTTTAACCATGCACCAATAATACCAAGCTGCACACAACCTTCCTGATGACTATGACTTGTACTGAAATATTGTGTACTATAAAAATGCAACACTTGTAtatttaaactgctcatttacaAGTATACACACTAAATAACCATTAAGACtcatttacttaaaaaaataactaagGCAGTGGattgtataacaatgtataaccttttcatatttatagaatttagaattataaattccagttatccttttattttttcatacagtGTATATCTATCAACAAACTCAGTTTAGTGAATGATTATTACAAACCTTAAATTGTGGCTTGACAAGTATCATAGTGTGGTTAAaactaaaagtttcattttaatctGCTGTAAGTGAAATGTATCAACACAGTAACAAATTAAGAAATGGAAGTTCTTCATTTTGAAAAGTTTAGCAAAAAATAATTGCTTgtaaaatcaaatacaaaatacaccATCTAATTTTGATGTATGAAAAATTCAACACAAATTAAACAGGGCAATATATATTTGCTAAAAATGTAAAGTGATCATTTTAACAAATGATGTTTACTTTCTAGTATTAGCATACCTTAAGaagtgatattttaaatgttttagtaaatatattaaatataaataattatttgtagtctagtatttattaaaacatcataCTTTCATAACTTGACTGTCAATGTTCAAGCATTGACAGTGCATGCAACTAACCACTAAAACATTGTTCTGcagatgtttaaaatataaatgtattaaaaacacttataattatgtttacaaaatattaactgttttatactAATTCAAGGgaataaattgtaattttctatttataatcaCAAATTTTTAAGCATTATCCAACTGTGTTCTTGACGCATGataatttttcacatttctttggTT from Tachypleus tridentatus isolate NWPU-2018 chromosome 1, ASM421037v1, whole genome shotgun sequence harbors:
- the LOC143247586 gene encoding superoxide dismutase [Mn], mitochondrial-like, with the protein product MLAIRNLRLFKSGFSLVSAACGQHCAKHTLPDLPYDYNALEPVISAEIMHLHHQKHHATYVNNLNIAEEKLAEAQAKSDITSIIALQPALRFNGGGHINHSIFWQNLSPNGGGEPDGDLMHLIKSDFGSFENFKTRMSNMAVTVQGSGWAWLGFNTITNNLQLSSSANQDPLQATTGIIPLFGIDVWEHAYYLQYKNARPDYVKALWNIVNWKDISERLVEAQRNAGV